Proteins encoded by one window of Danaus plexippus unplaced genomic scaffold, MEX_DaPlex mxdp_58, whole genome shotgun sequence:
- the LOC133320773 gene encoding uncharacterized protein LOC133320773 encodes MKVARLNETFPQAELRRLKQAEREAAQRAAETPEQSQDRRRQHAEYLASQRAAETPEQSQARRQQNAEYLASQRASETPEQSQDRRRQHAEYLASQRAAETPEQSQARRQQNAEYLASQRASETPEQSQARRLQQATYIGSQRATETVEAAEARRCAVAERAQQRRLIFTRNAWGVFDKAAFEYDETLDYESHKLIKIEAMNKECRFCGALKWKEEAAGMCCSGGKVVLPSIDERVEPLKELFSNETDESRRFLKNIRKYNTCFHMTSFGADNIVSMPGFCPTFTIQGQIYHTIGSLLPAANTQPKFLQVYFMGDEEAQVDRRSEYVPGVERNTVQKIQKVLHDHNVLVHEFKMAKDRVTSDNYRVVIHPDRVPRGEHERRFNAPTTNEIAAVVVSTEQTASRDIVIQAHDGRLTRVPDTHRFYDALEYPIIFWKGQEGYSFDIPQTNPVTKQPIPNKKVSCKDFYAYHMMVRRNNFNLLLRCRLLLLQFLVDMYVKVESERLRFIALNQTKLRAENYIHLQDAVRNDADLDPNNLGQLVILPSSFVNSPRYLHEYTQDAFTYVRNYGRPDLFITMTCNPAWPEITKELIPGQNATDRHDLTARLFKIKVQKLVALLTKGKIFGDMKCFMYSIEWQKRGLPHVHLLLWLTEKLRPNQIDEVISAEIPNPESDRKLYDTVTKNMIHGPCGALNPSSPCMKEGKCTKKYPRALLKDTQTNDKGYPLYRRRTPGDGGRTITLKTRGGTQEVLVDNSWIVPYSPLLSKIYNCHINVEFCNTVQAIKYICKYINKGSDQAIFNIRQQGNVNIDPRDEVQTYRAGRYVSSNEAAWRILGLPLHERHPTVTHLAVHLPNGQRIYFTENNFRERMAAPPKTTLTAFFLLCQNDAFAKTLLYVDVPRYYTWNVSSKEWKRRLQGTPVDGWPGVKAGDALGRIYTVHVSNFECYCLRMLLNVVQGPTSFLDLKTVDGQELQTFRQACEKLGLLEDDNHWDATMEEAVLCRSPSQIRELFAILICTCGLSNPLQLWDKYKSALSEDILQRFERMDQVNNDLCFNEALRHIEDKIITISGKKLSDFGMPTPERRGELSTDLIKELSYDIALLDAQVSETEPRLLPEQKNIYNKILQRVELDKGGLFFLDAPGGTGKTFLLNLLLAKIRKDRKVALAVASSGIAATLLSGGRTAHSVFKLPLNLASEETPTCNISKSSARGALLQQCMLIVWDECTMSHKRAIEALDRCLQDIHSNRKLMGGVVVLLAGDFRQTLPIIERGTAADEINACLKASYLWSKVEKLYLTTNMRVQLFSDVESGAYAQKLLEISEGHLNTDQVGMVLFTQQFCHAVETENELIEQVFPNLQQNILDENWLCERTILAPKNQIVAKINKNILAEINSETSVYNSIDTVMSSDDTTSYPVEFLNSLELSGVPSHKLELKVGVPVLLMRNLDAPRLCNGTRLRVTELGRHIVKATILTGEAKGDNVLIPRIPIIPNNLPFNFKRLQFPLKVAFSMTINKSQGQTLKVAGLHLGTPCFSHGQLYVACSRVSKAKNLHVYAEGKRSLNVVYRSILQ; translated from the coding sequence ATGAAAGTAGCTAGACTTAACGAGACGTTTCCACAAGCCGAACTGCGAAGGCTTAAACAAGCAGAGCGTGAGGCAGCTCAAAGAGCTGCTGAGACACCAGAGCAGTCCCAAGATAGACGTCGACAGCATGCTGAGTATCTAGCATCTCAACGGGCTGCAGAGACACCCGAACAGTCTCAAGCTCGACGTCAACAGAACGCTGAATATCTGGCATCTCAACGGGCTTCTGAGACACCCGAACAGTCCCAGGATCGACGTCGACAGCATGCTGAGTATCTAGCATCTCAACGGGCTGCGGAGACACCCGAACAGTCTCAAGCTCGACGTCAACAGAACGCTGAATATCTGGCATCTCAACGGGCTTCTGAGACACCCGAACAGTCTCAAGCTCGGCGTCTTCAGCAAGCGACTTACATAGGGTCCCAAAGAGCTACTGAAACTGTTGAAGCTGCTGAAGCTCGCAGATGCGCTGTTGCTGAAAGGGCACAACAGCGacgattaatatttacaagaaacGCGTGGGGAGTATTTGATAAAGCTGCATTTGAGTACGATGAAACTCTTGATTACGAAAGCCACaagcttataaaaatagaagcgATGAATAAGGAATGCAGATTTTGCGGTGCTCTTAAATGGAAAGAGGAAGCTGCAGGCATGTGTTGTTCGGGAGGAAAAGTAGTTCTTCCTTCAATAGACGAGCGTGTTGAACCTCTTAAAGaacttttttcaaatgaaacagATGAGTCTCgccgttttttaaaaaacataagaaaatacaatacatgcTTCCATATGACATCTTTTGGAGCTGATAACATTGTGTCGATGCCAGGATTTTGCCCGACTTTTACAATCCAAGGGCAAATATACCACACAATTGGCTCTTTGCTTCCTGCTGCTAATACGCAACCAAAATTTTTGCAAGTTTATTTCATGGGTGATGAGGAAGCACAAGTTGATAGGCGTTCTGAGTACGTACCAGGTGTGGAAAGAAACACagttcaaaaaatacaaaaagttctACATGATCACAACGTTTTAGtgcatgaatttaaaatggctAAAGATAGAGTGACTAGCGATAATTACAGGGTCGTGATACACCCAGATCGTGTACCACGTGGTGAACACGAAAGACGATTCAATGCCCCGACCACAAACGAAATAGCTGCCGTAGTAGTTAGTACTGAACAAACTGCGTCTCGGGACATTGTTATTCAGGCGCACGATGGCCGGCTTACTAGAGTTCCGGACACTCATAGATTTTATGATGCTCTCGAGTACCCGATAATTTTTTGGAAAGGACAAGAGGGGTACAGTTTTGATATTCCTCAGACAAACCCAGTTACAAAACAGCCTATACCGAACAAAAAAGTGTCGTGCAAAGACTTTTATGCATATCATATGATGGTACGTcgcaacaattttaatttattgcttcgATGTAGGCTTCTCTTGCTTCAGTTTTTGGTGGACATGTATGTCAAAGTGGAGAGTGAGCGCTTAAGGTTTATTGCTTTAAACCAAACAAAACTGCGAGcagaaaactatatacatttacaagaCGCGGTCAGGAATGATGCGGATTTAGATCCAAACAATTTGGGTCAATTGGTAATACTCCCATCGTCATTTGTAAATAGCCCGAGATATCTTCATGAGTACACGCAGGATGCGTTCACATACGTGCGTAACTACGGGAGGCCTGATCTGTTTATTACAATGACATGTAATCCCGCTTGGCCAGAAATTACTAAAGAGCTCATTCCAGGTCAAAATgcaacagacagacatgacTTAACAGccaggttatttaaaataaaagtacaaaaattgGTTGCTCTACTTacaaaaggtaaaatatttggaGATATGAAGTGTTTCATGTACTCGATCGAGTGGCAAAAAAGAGGTCTGCCTCACGTGCACTTACTGCTGTGGTTGACGGAAAAATTACGCCCCAACCAAATTGATGAAGTCATAAGTGCGGAGATACCAAATCCAGAAAGTGATCGAAAACTCTACGATACTGtaaccaaaaatatgattcacgGTCCCTGTGGTGCACTAAATCCGTCATCACCATGCATGAAAGAAGGAAAATGCACCAAAAAGTATCCAAGGGCGCTTTTGAAAGATACTCAAACTAACGACAAAGGCTATCCTTTGTACAGGCGTAGAACACCAGGAGATGGCGGCCGTACGATAACTCTAAAAACCCGAGGTGGAACACAGGAAGTATTGGTTGACAATAGCTGGATTGTCCCATATTCTCCTCTTCtgtctaaaatttataactgtcaCATAAATGTAGAGTTCTGCAATACGGTACAggcgataaaatatatttgtaaatatataaacaaaggcAGCGACCAGgctatttttaacattcgaCAGCAAGGGAATGTTAATATTGACCCGAGAGATGAGGTGCAAACGTATCGAGCCGGTAGATATGTTAGTAGTAACGAAGCAGCGTGGCGGATCTTGGGTCTGCCTCTGCATGAAAGACACCCAACAGTCACTCACCTTGCGGTTCATCTGCCTAATGGTCAGCGGATTTACTTcactgaaaacaattttagagaGAGAATGGCCGCACCACCTAAGACGACACTAACTGCATTTTTCCTGCTTTGCCAAAATGACGCATTtgcaaaaacattactttatgtTGACGTACCCCGCTACTATACATGGAACGTGTCGTCGAAAGAATGGAAACGTCGTTTACAAGGCACACCTGTCGACGGCTGGCCAGGTGTGAAGGCAGGAGATGCTCTTGGGCGCATTTACACAGTGCATGTTAGTAACTTCGAATGTTACTGTTTGCGAATGCTGCTGAATGTAGTACAGGGCCCCACTAGCTTTTTGGATCTTAAAACAGTTGACGGCCAAGAACTTCAAACTTTTCGACAAGCGTGTGAGAAGTTGGGGTTGTTGGAAGATGACAACCACTGGGATGCCACAATGGAAGAGGCAGTGCTGTGTCGCTCTCCTTCGCAAATAAGAGAACTATTTGCAATATTGATATGCACTTGCGGTTTATCCAATCCTCTTCAACTATGGGATAAGTATAAATCTGCATTATCGGAGGATATCTTGCAAAGATTTGAAAGGATGGATCAAGTCAACAATGATCTATGTTTCAATGAAGCACTGAGACATATAGAggacaaaataataacgattTCCGGTAAGAAATTGTCTGACTTCGGTATGCCTACACCAGAGCGTCGAGGAGAGTTGTCGACCGATTTGATCAAAGAGCTAAGCTACGATATTGCTTTATTAGACGCTCAGGTCAGCGAAACTGAACCACGCCTGCTACccgaacaaaaaaacatttataacaaaatattacaacgaGTTGAGCTTGACAAAGGCGGCCTTTTCTTTCTTGACGCCCCGGGCGGTAcaggtaaaacatttttgcttaATTTGCTTCTAGCAAAAATTCGTAAGGACCGTAAAGTTGCATTAGCGGTGGCTTCCTCTGGGATCGCTGCAACATTGCTGAGCGGTGGACGAACGGCACATtcggtttttaaattacctctTAATCTGGCGAGCGAAGAAACCCCAACGTGCAACATCAGTAAGAGCAGTGCCCGTGGCGCCCTCTTGCAACAATGTATGCTGATCGTGTGGGACGAGTGCACTATGTCACACAAACGCGCCATTGAGGCGCTTGATCGCTGTCTACAAGATATTCACAGCAATCGAAAGTTGATGGGTGGTGTGGTAGTGTTATTGGCAGGGGATTTTAGACAGACTTTACCTATTATCGAGAGAGGCACTGCAGCAGATGAAATTAACGCATGTCTAAAAGCCTCATATCTGTGGTCTAAAGTTGAAAAGCTTTATCTTACCACTAACATGCGAGTCCAGTTATTCAGCGATGTCGAATCAGGAGCATATGCTCAAAAACTGCTAGAAATTAGTGAAGGCCACCTAAACACCGACCAAGTAGGTATGGTTCTTTTCACACAGCAATTTTGTCATGCTGTGGAGACAGAAAACGAACTTATTGAACAAGTTTTTCCGAATctgcaacaaaatattcttgacGAAAATTGGTTGTGTGAAAGAACCATATTGGCACCAAAAAATCAGATTGttgcgaaaataaataaaaacatcttgGCCGAAATAAACAGCGAAACATCAGTGTATAATTCCATTGACACAGTTATGTCATCCGATGACACTACAAGTTATCCCGTAGAGTTCCTAAACTCTTTAGAGTTGTCCGGGGTGCCATCACACAAGTTGGAATTAAAGGTAGGTGTACCCGTTTTGTTAATGCGTAACCTGGATGCGCCAAGATTATGCAACGGTACTCGGTTGCGAGTTACCGAATTAGGAAGGCATATAGTGAAGGCTACAATTTTAACTGGAGAAGCCAAGGGAGACAATGTTCTTATACCGCGCATCCCAATCATACCCAACAACTTGCCATTCAATTTTAAACGCCTGCAGTTCCCATTAAAAGTCGCATTTTCAATGACGATCAACAAATCGCAGGGTCAAACCTTGAAGGTAGCAGGCCTACATTTGGGCACGCCATGTTTTTCTCACGGTCAGCTCTATGTGGCTTGCTCACGTGTTTCTAAAGCGAAGAATCTGCATGTTTATGCTGAAGGAAAAAGATCATTAAATGTAGTTTATAGGAGCATACTGCAGTAG